Proteins encoded within one genomic window of Humulus lupulus chromosome 1, drHumLupu1.1, whole genome shotgun sequence:
- the LOC133789348 gene encoding ATP-dependent RNA helicase DEAH13 isoform X2 → MCTRYVEGCDEIKVNPAPKLSKSQKKKLKKLEEEKEKALLLSKSLETLQKYTIPDGAYTLLKSSRNIGQAETFKKKRRMVVEVSKAGFEVPYSVQPIRRDDDNVSSESEPELDETHSNQEFSRSEMQPAVVEKGLQTNINVSLSSPQHPVDNDEPGLSNEPAAAAADCGKSASLMVDLAQGRSMESTKVGPSNTKPTVVHVSRPDEVEQKRKDLPIVMMEQEIMEAINDHLTVIICGETGCGKTTQVPQFLYEAGFGSKQYVAHGGTIGVTQPRRVAVLATAKRVAYELGLSLGKQVGFQVRYDKKIGHNCSIKFMTDGILLRELQNDFLLRHYSVIVLDEAHERSLNTDILIGMLSRVIQGREKIYAQQQKLMLSGQTISPENQVFPLKVVLMSATLRVEDFISGNRLFCVPPPVIEVPTRQFPVTTHFSKRTEIVDYIGQAYKKVLAIHKSLPQGGILVFVTGQREVEYLCQKLRRASKELIMKASKENVEPGLADTEIKYIGGISMEEINDAFDTRGNSTQEQTEMFSLNDGDQCNMDEDELDFSYESETDSDLEFDGENVNSLGEKLSETDSTLVDVLGENGNLDSLKAAFEALAGKTASNTKSNGQKPESVTQEACLEQSNPNKVNTNGAGNGFCVGGLHVLPLYAMLPAAAQLCVFEDVKEGERLVVVATNVAETSLTIPGIKYVVDTGREKVKNYNSSSGMESYEVQWISKASAAQRAGRAGRTAPGHCYRLYSSAVFNNIFHEFSLAEILKIPVDGVVLLMKSMRIDKVANFPFPTPPEKSALVEAERCLKVLEALDSDGKLTALGRAMARYPMSPRHSRMLLTVIQIIKKKKSDSRPNLILAYAVAAAAALSLSNPFVLQFEESRTNKSDLEQEPSFDASENNKVIDNKQEKSRKKKLKETCKLSREKFSNPSSDAMSVAYALQCFELAESPTEFCDDYCLHLKTMEEMSKLRKQLLRLVFNHSGDSDLEKDFSWMYGTLEDVEQSWGQSYNKHPLSLYEEELLGQAICAGWADRVAKRLRLSSKSLEGEERIRANRYQSCMVKESVFLHRWSTVTNSAPEFVVYSELLQTKRPYMHGVTRVKSEWLVEYARSQCTFSTPSADTKPYYEPRTDQVLHYLIPTFGPHLWVLSPFSSPITDSNQRFLVFAYALLEGQVLPCLKYVRKFMAAPPSSILRPEASGQTRVGNLITKLKKRFIDSCAMLSKVWIENPRELHSEIMDWFQDGFRDNFEGLWSQMLSEVVLEAQERFPTKKSKKAKLLK, encoded by the exons ATGTGTACAAGATATGTTGAG ggGTGTGATGAAATCAAGGTAAATCCCGCTCCAAAATTGAGCAAATCCCAAAAAAAGAAGCTGAAGAAGTTGGAG GAAGAGAAGGAAAAAGCACTTTTGCTATCAAAAAGTCTGGAAACTTTACA GAAATACACAATTCCAGATGGTGCATATACTCTTCTAAAATCATCTAGAAACATTGGTCAG GCTGAAACTTTCAAGAAAAAACGTAGGATGGTAGTTGAAGTTTCCAAAGCTGGCTTCGAAGTTCCGTACAGCGTGCAACCAATTAGAAGGGATGATGACAATGTTTCTAGTGAGAGTGAACCTGAGTTGGATGAAACTCATTCAAATCAGGAATTTAGCAGGAGTGAGATGCAGCCAGCAGTGGTAGAAAAAGGACTCCAGACTAATATCAATGTTTCTTTGAGTTCCCCTCAACATCCAGTCGACAATGATGAGCCTGGTTTGAGCAATGAACCTGCAGCTGCAGCTGCAGATTGCGGCAAAAGCGCAAGCTTAATG GTTGACTTGGCGCAAGGTAGGTCAATGGAGAGCACAAAAGTGGGTCCTAGTAATACAAAACCAACTGTAGTGCACGTATCCAGGCCAGATGAGGTTGAGCAAAAGAGGAAGGATCTACCAATTGTCATGATGGAGCAAGAGATAATGGAAGCTATTAATGACCATCTAACTGTCATTATATGTGGAGAGACTGGGTGTGGTAAAACAACCCAAGTTCCTCAG TTTCTTTATGAAGCTGGTTTTGGTTCAAAACAATATGTTGCTCATGGTGGTACTATTGGTGTTACTCAACCACGTCGTGTTGCTGTTCTTGCCACTGCTAAGCGAGTGGCATATGAACTTGGTCTATCTTTGGGTAAACAGGTTGGGTTTCAAGTGAGGTATGACAAGAAGATTGGCCATAATTGCTCAATCAAGTTCATGACTGATGGGATCTTACTGCGAGAACTACAG AATGATTTTTTGTTAAGGCATTACTCAGTCATCGTTCTGGATGAGGCTCATGAGAGAAGCTTGAATACAGACATTCTGATTGGAATGCTATCACGTGTCATTCAAGGCCGTGAG AAAATATATGCACAACAGCAAAAATTAATGCTGTCAGGGCAAACTATAAGTCCTGAAAATCAGGTTTTTCCATTAAAAGTTGTGCTGATGAGTGCTACTTTGCGAGTGGAGGACTTCATTTCTGGTAATAGGTTATTTTGTGTTCCTCCACCTGTGATTGAAGTTCCTACGAGGCAGTTTCCAGTCACTACACACTTCTCAAAAAGAACAGAGATTGTGGATTATATTGGCCAAGCATACAAAAAGGTCTTGGCTATTCACAAGAGTCTCCCTCAAGGAGGTATATTGGTGTTTGTCACTGGGCAGAGAGAAGTAGAGTATTTGTGCCAAAAGCTACGTAGAGCTTCAAAGGAACTGATTATGAAAGCATCTAAAGAAAATGTTGAGCCTGGTCTAGCAGACACTGAAATTAAATATATCGGTGGAATAAGCATGGAAGAGATTAATGATGCTTTTGATACTCGTGGAAATTCAACACAGGAGCAAACCGAGATGTTTAGCTTAAATGATGGTGATCAATGCAATATGGATGAGGATGAGTTGGATTTTTCATATGAATCAGAAACAGATAGTGACTTGGAATTTGATGGTGAAAATGTAAATTCACTGGGAGAGAAATTATCAGAAACTGACTCTACACTTGTAGATGTACTGGGAGAGAATGGAAACCTTGATTCATTGAAAGCTGCTTTTGAAGCTTTAGCAGGAAAGACTGCATCAAACACTAAATCTAATGGGCAAAAACCTGAATCTGTTACTCAGGAAGCTTGCTTAGAGCAATCCAATCCTAACAAGGTGAACACAAATGGGGCTGGAAATGGTTTTTGTGTTGGTGGTCTGCATGTTCTTCCCCTGTATGCCATGTTGCCTGCTGCAGCACAGCTATGTGTATTTGAAGATGTCAAAGAAGGCGAGAGGCTTGTTGTTGTGGCAACTAATGTAGCTGAAACCTCTTTAACTATTCCTGGAATAAAGTATGTTGTTGATACAGGAAGAGAGAAAGTGAAAAATTACAACTCCTCCAGTGGCATGGAATCATATGAAGTTCAGTGGATAAGTAAGGCATCAGCTGCTCAACGTGCAGGAAGAGCTGGAAGAACTGCTCCGGGTCATTGTTATCGTTTATATTCTTCTGCAGTGTTCAACAATATATTTCATGAGTTTTCCCTGGCTGAAATATTAAAAATACCTGTTGATGGTGTTGTCCTTCTCATGAAATCCATGCGTATTGATAAG GTTGCCAATTTTCCATTCCCAACACCTCCTGAGAAGTCTGCCCTGGTTGAAGCAGAGCGTTGTTTGAAGGTTCTTGAGGCACTTGACAGTGATGGTAAACTAACAGCTTTAGGAAGGGCCATGGCTCGTTACCCCATGAGTCCTCGTCACTCCAGAATGCTCCTTACCGTCATTCAgataataaagaagaagaaaagtgaTTCTCGTCCAAATCTAATTCTAGCCTATGCAGTTGCAGCAGCTGCAGCTTTGAGCTTGTCAAATCCCTTTGTTCTACAGTTTGAGGAGAGTCGTACTAATAAAAGTGACTTAGAGCAGGAACCAAGTTTCGATGCTTCAGAGAACAACAAAGTTATAGATAATAAGCAAGAAAAATCGAGGAAGAAGAAACTTAAAGAAACTTGTAAGTTGTCTCGGGAAAAATTCTCTAATCCTAGTAGTGATGCGATGTCTGTAGCCTATGCTCTGCAGTGTTTTGAACTTGCTGAAAGCCCAACTGAATTCTGCGATGACTATTGCTTACATCTCAAAACTATGGAGGAAATGTCCAAGTTGAGAAAACAGTTGCTTCGGCTTGTATTTAATCATAGCGGTGATAGTGATCTTGAGAAGGATTTCTCATGGATGTACGGAACTTTAGAAGACGTAGAACAATCCTGGGGCCAGTCATACAATAAGCACCCTCTTTCACTGTATGAGGAAGAGCTCTTGGGTCAAGCCATATGTGCTGGTTGGGCAGATAGAGTTGCCAAACGCTTAAGACTAAGTTCAAAGTCATTAGAAGGCGAAGAACGAATTCGTGCAAATCGGTACCAGTCTTGCATGGTTAAAGAGTCTGTGTTCCTTCACCGTTGGTCGACTGTCACTAACTCGGCCCCTGAATTTGTAGTCTACAGTGAACTGCTACAAACAAAACGACCATACATGCATGGAGTGACGAGGGTGAAATCAGAATGGCTTGTTGAGTATGCTCGTTCTCAATGCACTTTCTCTACACCCTCAGCAGATACCAAACCTTACTACGAGCCTAGAACTGACCAAGTACTGCATTATCTCATACCAACTTTCGGGCCTCATTTATGGGTGCTTTCGCCGTTTAGCTCCCCCATTACTGACAGTAACCAAAGATTTTTAGTGTTTGCTTATGCTTTGCTTGAAGGGCAAGTGTTGCCATGCTTAAAATATGTTCGTAAGTTTATGGCAGCTCCTCCTAGTAGCATTCTGAGGCCAGAGGCATCAGGACAAACAAGAGTGGGGAACTTAATTACCAAGTTAAAGAAGAGGTTCATAGATAGCTGTGCCATGTTAAGTAAGGTCTGGATTGAGAATCCCAGAGAACTACATTCAGAAATCATGGACTGGTTTCAGGACGGTTTTCGTGACAATTTTGAAGGGCTGTGGTCACAAATGCTTAGTGAGGTTGTTTTAGAAGCACAAGAACGTTTCCCCACCAAGAAGTCTAAGAAAGCTAAATTATTAAAATGA
- the LOC133789348 gene encoding ATP-dependent RNA helicase DEAH13 isoform X1 yields MENRRQSRMSSCVQDMLSLEDNDSNALILQSKKKNKRKGMGCDEIKVNPAPKLSKSQKKKLKKLEEEKEKALLLSKSLETLQKYTIPDGAYTLLKSSRNIGQAETFKKKRRMVVEVSKAGFEVPYSVQPIRRDDDNVSSESEPELDETHSNQEFSRSEMQPAVVEKGLQTNINVSLSSPQHPVDNDEPGLSNEPAAAAADCGKSASLMVDLAQGRSMESTKVGPSNTKPTVVHVSRPDEVEQKRKDLPIVMMEQEIMEAINDHLTVIICGETGCGKTTQVPQFLYEAGFGSKQYVAHGGTIGVTQPRRVAVLATAKRVAYELGLSLGKQVGFQVRYDKKIGHNCSIKFMTDGILLRELQNDFLLRHYSVIVLDEAHERSLNTDILIGMLSRVIQGREKIYAQQQKLMLSGQTISPENQVFPLKVVLMSATLRVEDFISGNRLFCVPPPVIEVPTRQFPVTTHFSKRTEIVDYIGQAYKKVLAIHKSLPQGGILVFVTGQREVEYLCQKLRRASKELIMKASKENVEPGLADTEIKYIGGISMEEINDAFDTRGNSTQEQTEMFSLNDGDQCNMDEDELDFSYESETDSDLEFDGENVNSLGEKLSETDSTLVDVLGENGNLDSLKAAFEALAGKTASNTKSNGQKPESVTQEACLEQSNPNKVNTNGAGNGFCVGGLHVLPLYAMLPAAAQLCVFEDVKEGERLVVVATNVAETSLTIPGIKYVVDTGREKVKNYNSSSGMESYEVQWISKASAAQRAGRAGRTAPGHCYRLYSSAVFNNIFHEFSLAEILKIPVDGVVLLMKSMRIDKVANFPFPTPPEKSALVEAERCLKVLEALDSDGKLTALGRAMARYPMSPRHSRMLLTVIQIIKKKKSDSRPNLILAYAVAAAAALSLSNPFVLQFEESRTNKSDLEQEPSFDASENNKVIDNKQEKSRKKKLKETCKLSREKFSNPSSDAMSVAYALQCFELAESPTEFCDDYCLHLKTMEEMSKLRKQLLRLVFNHSGDSDLEKDFSWMYGTLEDVEQSWGQSYNKHPLSLYEEELLGQAICAGWADRVAKRLRLSSKSLEGEERIRANRYQSCMVKESVFLHRWSTVTNSAPEFVVYSELLQTKRPYMHGVTRVKSEWLVEYARSQCTFSTPSADTKPYYEPRTDQVLHYLIPTFGPHLWVLSPFSSPITDSNQRFLVFAYALLEGQVLPCLKYVRKFMAAPPSSILRPEASGQTRVGNLITKLKKRFIDSCAMLSKVWIENPRELHSEIMDWFQDGFRDNFEGLWSQMLSEVVLEAQERFPTKKSKKAKLLK; encoded by the exons ATGGAGAATAGAAGACAGTCTCGGATGTCGTCATGTGTACAAGATATGTTGAG TTTGGAAGATAATGATAGCAACGCCTTGATCTTGCAAAGCAAGAAAAAGAACAAAAGGAAGGGCATG ggGTGTGATGAAATCAAGGTAAATCCCGCTCCAAAATTGAGCAAATCCCAAAAAAAGAAGCTGAAGAAGTTGGAG GAAGAGAAGGAAAAAGCACTTTTGCTATCAAAAAGTCTGGAAACTTTACA GAAATACACAATTCCAGATGGTGCATATACTCTTCTAAAATCATCTAGAAACATTGGTCAG GCTGAAACTTTCAAGAAAAAACGTAGGATGGTAGTTGAAGTTTCCAAAGCTGGCTTCGAAGTTCCGTACAGCGTGCAACCAATTAGAAGGGATGATGACAATGTTTCTAGTGAGAGTGAACCTGAGTTGGATGAAACTCATTCAAATCAGGAATTTAGCAGGAGTGAGATGCAGCCAGCAGTGGTAGAAAAAGGACTCCAGACTAATATCAATGTTTCTTTGAGTTCCCCTCAACATCCAGTCGACAATGATGAGCCTGGTTTGAGCAATGAACCTGCAGCTGCAGCTGCAGATTGCGGCAAAAGCGCAAGCTTAATG GTTGACTTGGCGCAAGGTAGGTCAATGGAGAGCACAAAAGTGGGTCCTAGTAATACAAAACCAACTGTAGTGCACGTATCCAGGCCAGATGAGGTTGAGCAAAAGAGGAAGGATCTACCAATTGTCATGATGGAGCAAGAGATAATGGAAGCTATTAATGACCATCTAACTGTCATTATATGTGGAGAGACTGGGTGTGGTAAAACAACCCAAGTTCCTCAG TTTCTTTATGAAGCTGGTTTTGGTTCAAAACAATATGTTGCTCATGGTGGTACTATTGGTGTTACTCAACCACGTCGTGTTGCTGTTCTTGCCACTGCTAAGCGAGTGGCATATGAACTTGGTCTATCTTTGGGTAAACAGGTTGGGTTTCAAGTGAGGTATGACAAGAAGATTGGCCATAATTGCTCAATCAAGTTCATGACTGATGGGATCTTACTGCGAGAACTACAG AATGATTTTTTGTTAAGGCATTACTCAGTCATCGTTCTGGATGAGGCTCATGAGAGAAGCTTGAATACAGACATTCTGATTGGAATGCTATCACGTGTCATTCAAGGCCGTGAG AAAATATATGCACAACAGCAAAAATTAATGCTGTCAGGGCAAACTATAAGTCCTGAAAATCAGGTTTTTCCATTAAAAGTTGTGCTGATGAGTGCTACTTTGCGAGTGGAGGACTTCATTTCTGGTAATAGGTTATTTTGTGTTCCTCCACCTGTGATTGAAGTTCCTACGAGGCAGTTTCCAGTCACTACACACTTCTCAAAAAGAACAGAGATTGTGGATTATATTGGCCAAGCATACAAAAAGGTCTTGGCTATTCACAAGAGTCTCCCTCAAGGAGGTATATTGGTGTTTGTCACTGGGCAGAGAGAAGTAGAGTATTTGTGCCAAAAGCTACGTAGAGCTTCAAAGGAACTGATTATGAAAGCATCTAAAGAAAATGTTGAGCCTGGTCTAGCAGACACTGAAATTAAATATATCGGTGGAATAAGCATGGAAGAGATTAATGATGCTTTTGATACTCGTGGAAATTCAACACAGGAGCAAACCGAGATGTTTAGCTTAAATGATGGTGATCAATGCAATATGGATGAGGATGAGTTGGATTTTTCATATGAATCAGAAACAGATAGTGACTTGGAATTTGATGGTGAAAATGTAAATTCACTGGGAGAGAAATTATCAGAAACTGACTCTACACTTGTAGATGTACTGGGAGAGAATGGAAACCTTGATTCATTGAAAGCTGCTTTTGAAGCTTTAGCAGGAAAGACTGCATCAAACACTAAATCTAATGGGCAAAAACCTGAATCTGTTACTCAGGAAGCTTGCTTAGAGCAATCCAATCCTAACAAGGTGAACACAAATGGGGCTGGAAATGGTTTTTGTGTTGGTGGTCTGCATGTTCTTCCCCTGTATGCCATGTTGCCTGCTGCAGCACAGCTATGTGTATTTGAAGATGTCAAAGAAGGCGAGAGGCTTGTTGTTGTGGCAACTAATGTAGCTGAAACCTCTTTAACTATTCCTGGAATAAAGTATGTTGTTGATACAGGAAGAGAGAAAGTGAAAAATTACAACTCCTCCAGTGGCATGGAATCATATGAAGTTCAGTGGATAAGTAAGGCATCAGCTGCTCAACGTGCAGGAAGAGCTGGAAGAACTGCTCCGGGTCATTGTTATCGTTTATATTCTTCTGCAGTGTTCAACAATATATTTCATGAGTTTTCCCTGGCTGAAATATTAAAAATACCTGTTGATGGTGTTGTCCTTCTCATGAAATCCATGCGTATTGATAAG GTTGCCAATTTTCCATTCCCAACACCTCCTGAGAAGTCTGCCCTGGTTGAAGCAGAGCGTTGTTTGAAGGTTCTTGAGGCACTTGACAGTGATGGTAAACTAACAGCTTTAGGAAGGGCCATGGCTCGTTACCCCATGAGTCCTCGTCACTCCAGAATGCTCCTTACCGTCATTCAgataataaagaagaagaaaagtgaTTCTCGTCCAAATCTAATTCTAGCCTATGCAGTTGCAGCAGCTGCAGCTTTGAGCTTGTCAAATCCCTTTGTTCTACAGTTTGAGGAGAGTCGTACTAATAAAAGTGACTTAGAGCAGGAACCAAGTTTCGATGCTTCAGAGAACAACAAAGTTATAGATAATAAGCAAGAAAAATCGAGGAAGAAGAAACTTAAAGAAACTTGTAAGTTGTCTCGGGAAAAATTCTCTAATCCTAGTAGTGATGCGATGTCTGTAGCCTATGCTCTGCAGTGTTTTGAACTTGCTGAAAGCCCAACTGAATTCTGCGATGACTATTGCTTACATCTCAAAACTATGGAGGAAATGTCCAAGTTGAGAAAACAGTTGCTTCGGCTTGTATTTAATCATAGCGGTGATAGTGATCTTGAGAAGGATTTCTCATGGATGTACGGAACTTTAGAAGACGTAGAACAATCCTGGGGCCAGTCATACAATAAGCACCCTCTTTCACTGTATGAGGAAGAGCTCTTGGGTCAAGCCATATGTGCTGGTTGGGCAGATAGAGTTGCCAAACGCTTAAGACTAAGTTCAAAGTCATTAGAAGGCGAAGAACGAATTCGTGCAAATCGGTACCAGTCTTGCATGGTTAAAGAGTCTGTGTTCCTTCACCGTTGGTCGACTGTCACTAACTCGGCCCCTGAATTTGTAGTCTACAGTGAACTGCTACAAACAAAACGACCATACATGCATGGAGTGACGAGGGTGAAATCAGAATGGCTTGTTGAGTATGCTCGTTCTCAATGCACTTTCTCTACACCCTCAGCAGATACCAAACCTTACTACGAGCCTAGAACTGACCAAGTACTGCATTATCTCATACCAACTTTCGGGCCTCATTTATGGGTGCTTTCGCCGTTTAGCTCCCCCATTACTGACAGTAACCAAAGATTTTTAGTGTTTGCTTATGCTTTGCTTGAAGGGCAAGTGTTGCCATGCTTAAAATATGTTCGTAAGTTTATGGCAGCTCCTCCTAGTAGCATTCTGAGGCCAGAGGCATCAGGACAAACAAGAGTGGGGAACTTAATTACCAAGTTAAAGAAGAGGTTCATAGATAGCTGTGCCATGTTAAGTAAGGTCTGGATTGAGAATCCCAGAGAACTACATTCAGAAATCATGGACTGGTTTCAGGACGGTTTTCGTGACAATTTTGAAGGGCTGTGGTCACAAATGCTTAGTGAGGTTGTTTTAGAAGCACAAGAACGTTTCCCCACCAAGAAGTCTAAGAAAGCTAAATTATTAAAATGA